The region GATCCACGGTTTAGCGTTGGAAAAGCTTAATAAGTTTGCCGATATTTTAGAAGGCTCGGAAGAGTAAGCTTGCCAATTAGCCAGTTCAAATAAAATAGCCAGCAATTGCTGGCTATTTTATTTGTTAAGACTTTAGTTAAGGTATTAATTGAGGCGTTAATTAAGCCACTAGCAGTTATTTACCGTCTACCGACACTTCCATATCTTTTAAAATACCGTCTTTAAGATTGTAAACAAAACCGTGAACCGTTAGCTCCTGACCATTGGCCCATGCTTTTTTAACGATACTGGAATTAGCAACGTTAGCGACTTGTTCAACCACGTTAAGCTCGCACATTAAGTTAAATTTTTCGTTTTGATCGGTGACGGCATCAACTTTATCTTTGTGGAATCGATAAACATCTTTTAAATGGCGCAGCCAGTTATCGATTAAGCCTCTAGGTTCATCGTCCATCGACGCCATAACACCACCACAGCC is a window of Thalassotalea euphylliae DNA encoding:
- the can gene encoding carbonate dehydratase, which gives rise to MSAIEHLFSKNQTWADKIREQAPDFFEQLSKQQSPEYLWIGCSDSRVPANQLLGLAPGEVFVHRNIANQVVHTDLNCLSVMQYAIEVLKVKHVIVCGHYGCGGVMASMDDEPRGLIDNWLRHLKDVYRFHKDKVDAVTDQNEKFNLMCELNVVEQVANVANSSIVKKAWANGQELTVHGFVYNLKDGILKDMEVSVDGK